The following proteins are encoded in a genomic region of Enterocloster clostridioformis:
- a CDS encoding carbohydrate ABC transporter permease, which produces MKALKQQLSKESVAGVLFTLPFTIGFLLFMIVPMGISLYYSFCDYDILSPPVFTGLKNFISMFQDETFFKTLKVTFFFAFVSVPLKLLFALIVAMLLLENSKMSGFYRAAYYLPSIIGGSVAVSILWKRMFAMDGVVNKLLGMVGIQTSFSWLGDTRTAIWVLILLVVWQFGSSMLIFLSSLKQVPQSLYEAAEVDGASAPAKFFKITLPLLTPTIFFNLVMQMINGFLAFTQCYIITQGKPMNSTLLYTVYMYKQSFEFYNTGYGAALAWVMLAVIGLITLFLFATKRFWVYEGGL; this is translated from the coding sequence ATGAAGGCATTAAAGCAGCAGCTCAGCAAGGAAAGTGTGGCCGGTGTCCTGTTTACACTGCCATTTACCATTGGATTCCTGCTGTTCATGATTGTTCCAATGGGAATTTCATTGTATTATTCGTTCTGTGATTATGACATTCTTTCACCGCCTGTTTTTACAGGACTTAAGAATTTTATTTCCATGTTCCAGGATGAAACGTTTTTTAAAACACTGAAGGTAACTTTTTTCTTTGCATTTGTGTCTGTTCCGCTCAAACTTCTGTTTGCTTTGATTGTGGCCATGCTCTTGCTGGAAAATTCCAAAATGTCCGGTTTCTACAGGGCAGCCTATTATCTTCCCTCCATTATCGGAGGTTCCGTGGCAGTATCCATCTTATGGAAGAGGATGTTTGCCATGGACGGCGTGGTGAATAAGCTTCTGGGAATGGTGGGAATCCAGACCAGCTTTTCGTGGCTGGGAGATACCAGAACAGCTATATGGGTCCTCATATTGCTGGTGGTCTGGCAGTTTGGTTCATCCATGCTTATCTTCCTCTCATCCTTAAAACAGGTTCCGCAGTCCCTGTACGAGGCGGCAGAGGTGGACGGCGCCAGCGCGCCGGCAAAATTCTTTAAGATTACCCTGCCCCTGCTGACCCCCACCATATTTTTCAACCTGGTCATGCAGATGATTAACGGCTTTCTGGCCTTTACCCAGTGCTATATCATCACCCAGGGAAAACCCATGAATTCAACCCTGCTCTATACTGTTTACATGTATAAGCAGTCCTTTGAATTCTACAACACAGGATATGGTGCGGCCCTTGCATGGGTCATGCTGGCTGTGATTGGTCTGATAACCCTGTTCCTGTTTGCAACGAAACGGTTCTGGGTATATGAAGGAGGGCTTTAA
- a CDS encoding ABC transporter substrate-binding protein: MKKKLALVLTAALAAASLTACGGSGTADTKAAGSQAEGASGENAASGENAASGENAASGDGSEMVVAWWGNQVRNVRTQAILELYSEQNPGVTFDGQFSEWADYWNKLATAAAGHSMPDIVQMDYKYIQQYVNNDLLVDLTPYIQNGTIDVADCNEDVLNSGKVGDGLYAICNGINAPALLYNKTALDEAGITVKDNMTMDEFIALCKEIREKTGYKTNIAYNNGENFIEYFLRANDVVMFEDGKLGGTAEDYVSYFKLYEDGIRDGWVVDPSIFAERTIGSVEQDPMVYGSNPETMSWCAFNYTNQLTAIRSAAPEGVEIAITTWPSADPVKSDYLKPSQFFAITKDSTNPEEAAKVLNFITNSVECNEILLGERGIPLSSAVADSIAPKMDETSQEVIKFINEVVSDNSSQINPPAADGSSEVNDLLNKLEEQVRYGQMTAEDAGQQLFTEGSKIMESKKN, encoded by the coding sequence ATGAAAAAGAAATTAGCACTTGTGCTTACAGCTGCCCTGGCGGCGGCAAGCCTGACAGCATGCGGCGGTTCCGGTACCGCAGATACAAAGGCGGCCGGTTCACAGGCAGAAGGAGCATCCGGGGAAAACGCTGCATCCGGGGAAAACGCTGCATCCGGGGAAAACGCTGCATCCGGGGATGGTTCGGAGATGGTGGTTGCCTGGTGGGGCAATCAGGTGAGAAATGTGCGTACACAGGCTATCTTAGAGCTGTATTCCGAACAGAATCCCGGAGTTACCTTTGACGGACAATTTTCAGAGTGGGCAGATTACTGGAACAAGCTGGCTACGGCCGCTGCCGGTCATTCCATGCCGGACATTGTCCAGATGGATTACAAGTATATCCAGCAGTATGTAAACAATGATTTGCTGGTGGACTTGACGCCTTATATTCAAAACGGAACCATCGACGTGGCAGACTGTAATGAAGATGTACTGAACTCCGGTAAGGTAGGGGACGGACTTTATGCAATCTGCAACGGCATCAATGCACCTGCGCTACTGTACAACAAGACAGCCCTGGATGAGGCAGGCATCACGGTAAAAGATAATATGACCATGGACGAGTTCATTGCACTCTGCAAGGAAATCAGGGAAAAGACAGGATATAAGACCAACATTGCATATAACAATGGTGAGAATTTCATCGAGTATTTCCTGCGCGCCAATGATGTAGTCATGTTCGAGGACGGAAAACTGGGCGGAACAGCAGAGGATTATGTATCCTATTTTAAACTCTATGAGGATGGCATAAGGGACGGATGGGTTGTGGATCCTTCCATCTTTGCAGAGAGGACCATCGGATCCGTGGAGCAGGACCCAATGGTGTATGGTTCCAATCCTGAAACCATGTCATGGTGTGCGTTTAACTATACCAACCAGCTCACAGCCATCCGAAGCGCCGCACCTGAGGGTGTGGAGATTGCCATAACCACCTGGCCTTCAGCAGACCCTGTCAAGTCCGATTATCTGAAGCCAAGCCAGTTTTTCGCCATCACAAAGGACAGCACAAATCCGGAAGAGGCGGCAAAGGTCCTGAATTTCATCACAAACTCAGTGGAATGTAATGAAATCCTTCTGGGAGAGAGAGGCATTCCTCTGTCATCAGCAGTGGCAGATTCCATTGCGCCTAAGATGGATGAGACCAGCCAGGAAGTGATTAAGTTCATCAACGAAGTTGTATCTGACAATTCTTCCCAGATCAATCCGCCTGCTGCCGACGGTTCAAGCGAGGTAAACGATCTTCTGAATAAGCTGGAGGAACAGGTACGTTACGGTCAGATGACGGCTGAGGATGCCGGTCAGCAGCTGTTTACAGAAGGCTCAAAGATTATGGAGTCCAAGAAAAATTAG